Proteins from one Niallia circulans genomic window:
- a CDS encoding aspartyl-phosphate phosphatase Spo0E family protein, with the protein MCEQKLLKDIEEHREKMIYLANLTSFSHPKVIDISAKLDELLNKYDSFIKAN; encoded by the coding sequence ATGTGTGAGCAAAAGTTGTTAAAAGATATTGAGGAGCATCGAGAAAAGATGATCTATTTAGCAAATCTCACTTCTTTTTCGCACCCAAAAGTGATTGATATAAGCGCAAAATTAGACGAATTGCTGAATAAGTATGACAGTTTTATTAAAGCAAACTGA